The Nitrospirota bacterium genome has a window encoding:
- a CDS encoding ABC transporter substrate-binding protein: protein MIRQALRHVLSGIGVVLVLAVGVAPMAAGTATAAIKTTIKQMFVILNDEELKTPGRAEERRQQLENVIGNRIAYDEMAKRSLGPQWAQLNDEERQEFVRLYAQLLRDTYSSRFDRYSDEKVEFLQETLQGDYAEVRTRLTSSKFSLDVDYRMLQRAGDWRVYDIVVDGISLVHSYREQFTKIIRTYSYEELVTKLMQKTGEIKPFSEAANP, encoded by the coding sequence ATGATCAGACAGGCCTTGCGACATGTCCTATCTGGAATCGGAGTGGTCCTCGTGTTGGCCGTGGGAGTGGCGCCCATGGCGGCTGGAACCGCCACAGCAGCGATAAAAACCACGATTAAACAGATGTTCGTCATCTTGAATGATGAGGAATTGAAGACCCCGGGCAGGGCCGAAGAACGCCGCCAGCAGCTCGAGAATGTGATCGGGAACCGCATCGCCTATGACGAAATGGCCAAACGATCGTTGGGACCCCAGTGGGCGCAGCTGAATGACGAAGAAAGGCAGGAATTTGTCCGGTTGTATGCTCAGCTTCTCAGGGATACCTATTCCAGTCGTTTCGACCGCTACTCTGATGAGAAGGTCGAGTTTCTCCAGGAGACACTTCAGGGAGACTACGCGGAAGTCAGGACGAGGTTGACGAGTAGCAAGTTTAGTCTTGATGTGGATTACCGGATGCTGCAGCGGGCTGGAGACTGGCGTGTCTACGACATTGTTGTAGACGGAATCAGCCTGGTCCACAGCTACCGCGAACAGTTCACCAAAATCATCAGAACATACTCCTACGAAGAGTTGGTCACAAAGCTGATGCAGAAGACCGGAGAGATCAAACCTTTTTCGGAGGCGGCGAACCCCTAG
- a CDS encoding sel1 repeat family protein, protein MRHVLFTVFLIMACAPGEAADSSGDAGSQSNLAAMYADGQTIPKDPQGAVKSWQRAAEQGDAEGQYNLGLMYDKGQGVPQDFIRAYMWYHLAAEAVSGDDAMVAIKLRDRVASRMSAAQIAKALEMARHCRQSKFKECD, encoded by the coding sequence ATGCGGCATGTTCTCTTCACAGTCTTCCTGATCATGGCCTGTGCGCCAGGCGAAGCGGCAGATTCCTCTGGTGACGCCGGGTCACAATCCAATCTGGCTGCAATGTATGCCGATGGCCAGACTATTCCGAAGGACCCTCAGGGAGCCGTGAAGTCGTGGCAGCGGGCGGCCGAGCAGGGAGACGCAGAGGGGCAGTATAATTTGGGGTTGATGTATGACAAGGGGCAGGGCGTCCCGCAAGACTTCATTCGCGCATACATGTGGTACCACCTCGCTGCCGAAGCAGTGAGTGGGGATGATGCGATGGTCGCGATAAAGCTTCGAGACCGTGTGGCTTCACGCATGAGCGCCGCGCAGATTGCGAAAGCGCTGGAGATGGCCCGGCATTGTCGACAGTCGAAGTTTAAGGAGTGCGACTAG
- a CDS encoding pentapeptide repeat-containing protein, protein MKRLLKGACAFHRVLIAALTIGIPAIAQAAEPSQASSYATNCESAYKKKPVPPKQLQAIVESHGRWLAQREKQEYQRANLCQADLRQAKLAGANLERANLEGAVLREAHLAESTLTQARLAGADLTKAGLEDSNLSGADLRHARLSKASLSRAIGDEAALYDAIVTGARLRESTFERAHFEGADLTAADFTQANLADSYFYGANLQGAALSGADFLNADLRRTNLTKANMEQANLQGALLDGARLYGARLVEADLEGAYFDEADLTEASLRDALLRGADFRFTNLQSADFRQADLEGVNFEDARLVRTNLQSANLRMAILYHSILDGTDFRGAKLPHAVLIGARGKGTIFIQADLSQMYAPNVSLERAQFNGANLESANLVAADLRRSNFSHATIEQANLQEANLQETSFPGVDFTGVRLDAADLRQANLRGANLTRALGLTQAQIDSACLDEQTKLPADLSRPEPCGGKTTTKKTKR, encoded by the coding sequence ATGAAAAGATTACTTAAAGGAGCCTGTGCCTTCCATAGGGTATTGATCGCAGCGTTGACCATCGGAATCCCCGCCATTGCCCAAGCGGCAGAACCGAGTCAGGCAAGCAGCTACGCCACCAACTGTGAGAGCGCCTACAAAAAGAAGCCTGTTCCGCCCAAGCAGCTGCAGGCGATTGTGGAATCGCACGGGCGGTGGCTCGCACAACGTGAAAAGCAGGAGTACCAACGGGCAAATCTCTGTCAGGCAGACTTGCGCCAGGCGAAACTCGCCGGAGCCAACCTGGAACGGGCCAACCTGGAAGGCGCAGTCCTACGGGAAGCGCACCTCGCCGAGAGCACCTTGACGCAGGCGCGGCTCGCCGGTGCCGATCTTACCAAGGCCGGCTTGGAGGACAGCAACCTGTCGGGCGCCGATCTCCGGCATGCTCGATTGTCGAAAGCCAGTCTATCCCGTGCGATAGGCGATGAAGCGGCTCTGTACGACGCCATTGTGACCGGGGCCAGACTGCGCGAATCCACCTTCGAACGGGCACACTTTGAAGGCGCGGACCTCACCGCTGCCGATTTCACACAGGCCAACCTAGCCGATAGTTATTTTTATGGCGCCAACCTGCAGGGCGCAGCCTTGTCCGGAGCCGACTTCCTGAATGCCGATCTCCGCCGGACAAACTTGACCAAAGCGAACATGGAACAGGCTAATCTGCAGGGCGCCCTTCTCGACGGCGCCCGACTATACGGCGCGCGCCTCGTGGAAGCAGATCTCGAAGGAGCCTATTTCGATGAGGCGGATCTGACGGAAGCCAGCCTCCGCGATGCGTTGCTCCGGGGCGCCGACTTTCGGTTCACCAATCTGCAGTCTGCAGACTTCCGGCAAGCAGACCTGGAAGGAGTCAACTTCGAAGACGCACGGCTGGTGAGGACCAACCTGCAATCTGCCAACCTTCGAATGGCGATTCTGTACCATTCGATTCTCGATGGAACCGACTTCCGTGGTGCGAAACTCCCTCACGCCGTCCTGATCGGAGCGAGGGGCAAGGGAACCATTTTCATCCAAGCGGACCTCAGCCAGATGTACGCGCCGAACGTGTCGCTGGAGCGCGCGCAATTCAATGGGGCAAATTTGGAATCGGCCAATCTGGTCGCAGCGGACTTGAGAAGGTCGAACTTCAGTCACGCCACGATCGAGCAGGCCAATCTGCAGGAGGCGAACCTTCAGGAAACTTCGTTTCCGGGCGTGGATTTCACCGGCGTACGACTGGATGCAGCCGATCTGCGGCAGGCAAACTTGCGGGGCGCGAACCTCACGAGAGCGCTGGGCCTGACCCAGGCGCAAATCGACAGCGCCTGTCTCGACGAGCAGACCAAGTTACCGGCCGACCTCAGCCGCCCGGAGCCCTGTGGGGGAAAGACAACCACGAAGAAAACAAAGCGGTGA
- a CDS encoding nicotinate phosphoribosyltransferase, which yields MNPCSSILLTDLYQLTMVQAYVEQGMMDSAVFEFFVRRLPPQRGFLMAAGLEQVLDFLEQLRVSPAELEWLEQTGRFSQSCLDYLETLRFSGDVHAMREGTVFFPNEPILRVRAPLPQAQLAETRIMNLLNFQTLIASKAARSVLVAGGKPLIDFGLRRAHGAEAGLLAARASYLAGFAGTATVLAGMEYGIPTYGTMAHSFVQAHKNEATAFEHFALAQPENTVFLIDTYDTEAAAHKVVALAPRLRQRNITVKGVRLDSGDLADHARKVRCILDEGGLPQAKILASGNLDEYQLQRLIGSGAPIDSFAIGTAMTTSADAPSLDCAYKLQEYAGRPCRKRSEGKATWPGSKQVYRQYRRDGRCDYDLVTTVEAPGTGDPLLHPVMTGGRRLVPTQKLTELRQRAATELALLPDPLRSLEGDHPYEVRISQPLHDLAFAVDQSV from the coding sequence ATGAATCCCTGCTCAAGTATTCTTCTGACCGACCTCTATCAACTCACCATGGTGCAGGCCTATGTCGAGCAAGGCATGATGGACAGCGCCGTCTTTGAGTTTTTCGTGAGGAGGCTGCCGCCCCAACGTGGCTTTTTGATGGCCGCCGGGTTGGAGCAAGTCCTGGACTTCTTGGAACAGCTCCGCGTCAGCCCAGCCGAACTGGAATGGCTCGAACAGACCGGACGGTTCAGTCAATCCTGTTTGGACTATCTGGAAACCCTGCGGTTCTCCGGCGACGTGCACGCCATGCGGGAGGGAACGGTGTTTTTTCCGAACGAGCCGATCCTTCGCGTGAGGGCCCCCCTTCCCCAAGCGCAGCTCGCCGAAACGAGGATCATGAATCTGCTCAACTTTCAGACACTCATCGCGTCGAAAGCGGCACGATCGGTCTTGGTCGCAGGCGGAAAACCACTCATCGATTTTGGGTTACGTCGGGCGCACGGAGCGGAGGCCGGCCTGCTCGCCGCGCGAGCCAGCTATCTGGCCGGTTTCGCCGGCACCGCCACAGTCCTCGCGGGTATGGAATATGGCATTCCGACCTACGGGACGATGGCCCATTCGTTTGTACAGGCCCACAAAAACGAAGCAACTGCCTTCGAACATTTCGCTCTTGCACAGCCGGAGAATACAGTTTTCTTGATCGATACCTACGACACGGAGGCGGCAGCACACAAAGTTGTGGCGCTGGCTCCTCGCTTAAGGCAACGGAACATCACGGTGAAGGGCGTACGGTTAGATAGTGGCGACCTGGCAGACCATGCGAGAAAAGTCCGGTGCATCTTGGATGAGGGGGGCTTGCCACAAGCCAAGATCCTGGCGAGCGGCAATCTGGACGAGTACCAATTGCAGCGGCTGATCGGCAGCGGAGCACCGATCGACAGTTTTGCCATCGGCACCGCCATGACCACGTCGGCCGACGCGCCGTCACTCGATTGTGCCTACAAACTTCAAGAGTATGCCGGCCGGCCCTGCCGGAAACGATCGGAAGGGAAAGCCACCTGGCCTGGCAGCAAACAGGTCTATCGACAGTACCGCCGCGATGGGCGATGCGATTACGATCTCGTGACCACAGTGGAGGCCCCCGGCACAGGAGATCCACTGTTGCATCCCGTGATGACAGGGGGCCGACGCCTTGTTCCTACTCAGAAACTGACGGAATTGCGTCAACGGGCCGCCACAGAGCTGGCACTGTTGCCTGATCCGTTACGAAGTCTGGAGGGCGACCACCCCTATGAGGTTAGAATCTCTCAACCACTTCATGATCTTGCGTTCGCCGTAGACCAATCTGTGTAA
- a CDS encoding isochorismatase family protein codes for MSTIREELYIGDALLIADVQNDFLPGGALGVKGGDEIIPILRGYIHRFQSQGLPIFLSHDWHPPNHCSFREQGGPWPIHCVAGSLGALPPPSFPIPETATIIQKATLPDKEAYSAFQDTPLHEHLQAAGIGRLFIGGLATDYCVLNTVKDARLLGYHVCLLTDAIRPVNVAWEDGRKAEEAMVRLGAIPTRLEYCV; via the coding sequence ATGAGCACAATACGGGAAGAGCTGTACATCGGCGATGCCTTGCTGATCGCCGATGTCCAGAACGATTTTCTCCCAGGCGGAGCCTTAGGGGTCAAGGGAGGCGACGAGATCATCCCCATCCTGCGCGGGTACATTCATCGTTTCCAGTCACAGGGCCTGCCGATTTTCTTGTCGCACGACTGGCATCCGCCCAACCATTGTTCCTTTCGCGAGCAGGGAGGACCCTGGCCAATCCATTGCGTGGCTGGTTCGCTCGGCGCTCTGCCGCCTCCCTCATTCCCCATCCCGGAAACGGCTACCATCATTCAGAAGGCGACCCTGCCGGACAAGGAAGCCTATTCAGCCTTCCAAGATACGCCTCTACACGAACACCTACAGGCGGCTGGTATCGGGCGGCTCTTCATCGGCGGGCTCGCCACGGACTATTGCGTCCTCAACACGGTCAAGGACGCGCGGCTGCTCGGCTACCACGTCTGTTTGCTGACCGATGCAATCAGGCCTGTCAATGTCGCCTGGGAGGATGGACGCAAGGCGGAAGAAGCCATGGTTCGATTGGGAGCGATCCCGACCCGGCTGGAATACTGCGTATAG
- a CDS encoding cytochrome c, translated as MRPIHHDLMPTIVRVIVIAGMMGLTFYSSLRAQEYPADITRGKGVYERHCQACHGIGGWGDGPDGQALKVPPANFHRFLSFLKSDEELLRTIEHGVVFSPMHAWRGQLTDGEMQDVVAYIRLLSQQGR; from the coding sequence ATGCGCCCGATCCATCATGACCTGATGCCGACCATCGTCCGAGTCATCGTCATCGCAGGAATGATGGGTCTGACATTCTATTCATCTCTCCGCGCGCAAGAATATCCGGCCGATATCACAAGGGGCAAAGGTGTCTATGAGCGACATTGCCAGGCCTGTCACGGTATCGGAGGCTGGGGGGACGGACCTGACGGGCAGGCTCTCAAGGTGCCGCCGGCCAACTTTCACCGCTTCCTATCTTTTCTGAAATCCGACGAAGAGCTGCTACGAACCATCGAACACGGAGTCGTCTTCAGCCCCATGCATGCGTGGCGAGGGCAGCTGACGGACGGCGAGATGCAGGACGTGGTGGCCTATATCCGCCTGTTGTCCCAGCAGGGACGGTAG
- a CDS encoding zinc ribbon domain-containing protein, translated as MPMYDYKCQDCGKESLVVLTLKQHESNKVTCPKCGSGKMQQLYTSFVAHTTKKS; from the coding sequence ATGCCCATGTACGACTATAAATGTCAGGACTGTGGGAAGGAATCATTGGTGGTCTTAACCTTGAAGCAACATGAATCCAATAAGGTGACCTGCCCGAAGTGCGGCAGCGGCAAGATGCAGCAACTTTATACGTCGTTTGTGGCCCACACGACCAAGAAGAGTTAG
- a CDS encoding AAA family ATPase, whose product MAVDRLKIPVSMLSPAVDPAQLGFDDTSELEPLNEIIGQERAVEALEFGLHMKGPGFNLYVSGPVGTGKGTLVRQMVKRVAQGAPAPADWCYVNNFQDVSRPVCLSFPAGQGCIFKREMAAFIEGLRRDIPLAFDSKKYLDAKAKIFEDTESKKKALFRDLTELSVARGFGFEETPGGFGLVPLKDGHPMTDEQMEALTEQEQQELAERRKTLEGEIREFHVRIHALEKEAEHARQHLDRQLVANIMEGRYETIRRAYLDLPAIAGYLERVHQNIIHQYKDFLPHEGPALHLPGLEPRRPDMTRYLVNLIVEHDPTSGAPVIDESHPTYTNLIGKIERKAQMGVMYTDFTEIRAGAALLANGGYLIVNAMDVLRQPFSWDALKRVIKTAEVKIEDPAEFYGFSTAGLRPDPIPVTVKVIMVGPPVLYYLLQAYEEDFAKLFKVKADFDTEVVRSERQDRQYARFVAKLCREEGLPHFGVDAVAEIIRQGFRFADRHDRLSLRFSLVSDLIREAGYWAKKDGHAFVTRADVEAAVAHKRHRSNLAEHWIQDEIREGTLLVDLDKEVVGQVNGLSVHQLGDYAFGRPTRITARTSVGTKGVIDIQREAELAGNIHSKGVMTLAGYLTGKFAGAHPFALSASLTFEQTYSEVEGDSAAVGELAAILSSLADLPVRQWLAVTGSVNQLGEVQPIGGVNEKIEGFFESCVRRGLTGKQGVIVPARNTKHLALRREVVEAVESGRFTIYGVNTIEEAIELLTGVPAGVRDLNGEYAPDTVYGRAAQRLAELAQAIAEWSEGERKPNGRIITEV is encoded by the coding sequence ATGGCCGTCGACAGACTCAAGATTCCCGTCTCCATGCTGTCGCCGGCTGTCGATCCGGCACAGCTAGGGTTCGACGATACCAGCGAACTGGAGCCGCTGAACGAAATCATCGGACAAGAACGAGCGGTCGAAGCTTTGGAATTCGGCCTGCACATGAAGGGGCCAGGCTTCAATCTCTATGTCTCTGGTCCGGTCGGTACCGGGAAGGGGACGCTCGTCCGCCAGATGGTGAAACGGGTGGCCCAGGGGGCGCCGGCCCCGGCCGACTGGTGCTATGTGAACAACTTTCAGGACGTGTCACGCCCGGTCTGTCTGTCATTTCCCGCCGGACAGGGCTGCATTTTCAAGCGGGAGATGGCTGCGTTCATCGAAGGCCTGCGGCGTGACATTCCCCTGGCCTTCGACAGCAAAAAGTATCTGGATGCCAAGGCCAAAATCTTCGAAGACACGGAATCGAAGAAGAAAGCGCTCTTTCGCGATCTGACGGAACTGAGCGTAGCGCGGGGGTTCGGTTTCGAAGAAACCCCCGGAGGGTTCGGGCTCGTCCCTCTCAAAGATGGCCATCCGATGACCGACGAACAGATGGAGGCCCTGACGGAGCAGGAACAGCAGGAGCTGGCAGAGCGGCGGAAAACGCTCGAAGGGGAAATTCGTGAATTTCACGTCCGCATCCACGCCCTCGAAAAGGAAGCGGAGCACGCCCGGCAGCACTTGGACCGTCAACTCGTGGCCAACATCATGGAAGGTCGCTACGAGACGATACGCCGCGCCTACCTGGACCTGCCGGCGATCGCCGGCTATCTCGAACGAGTGCATCAGAACATTATTCATCAGTACAAGGATTTCCTACCGCACGAAGGTCCGGCCCTCCACCTCCCGGGACTTGAGCCGCGTCGGCCCGATATGACCCGGTACCTCGTCAATCTCATTGTCGAGCATGACCCAACGTCCGGGGCGCCAGTGATCGATGAATCCCACCCGACCTATACCAACCTGATAGGGAAAATCGAACGGAAAGCCCAGATGGGAGTCATGTACACTGACTTTACTGAGATTCGGGCCGGTGCAGCCCTCCTCGCCAACGGCGGGTATTTGATCGTCAATGCAATGGATGTTCTCCGCCAGCCCTTTTCCTGGGACGCGTTAAAGCGGGTCATCAAGACGGCGGAAGTCAAGATCGAAGACCCAGCCGAGTTTTATGGATTTTCCACCGCAGGACTCAGACCGGATCCGATTCCCGTCACCGTCAAAGTCATCATGGTCGGACCCCCGGTACTGTATTACCTCCTCCAAGCCTACGAAGAAGACTTTGCCAAACTCTTCAAGGTGAAGGCGGACTTCGACACCGAGGTGGTGCGGAGCGAGCGGCAGGATCGCCAATATGCGCGCTTCGTCGCCAAGCTCTGCCGGGAAGAAGGGCTCCCGCATTTTGGAGTCGATGCCGTGGCCGAAATCATCCGACAGGGGTTCCGGTTTGCGGACCGGCACGACCGCCTCTCGTTGCGTTTCAGTCTGGTCAGCGACCTCATCCGGGAAGCAGGTTACTGGGCCAAGAAGGATGGCCATGCGTTCGTCACACGTGCGGATGTCGAAGCAGCGGTTGCGCACAAACGCCATCGGTCCAATCTGGCGGAACACTGGATCCAGGACGAAATCCGGGAAGGCACCTTGCTGGTGGATCTGGACAAAGAAGTGGTGGGTCAGGTCAACGGGCTCTCCGTACACCAGCTCGGTGACTATGCCTTCGGCCGCCCGACCAGGATTACGGCGCGCACTTCCGTCGGCACCAAAGGGGTGATCGACATTCAACGCGAAGCGGAACTGGCAGGTAACATCCATAGCAAAGGTGTGATGACACTCGCGGGATACCTCACCGGAAAATTTGCCGGCGCCCATCCCTTTGCGTTGAGCGCCTCACTGACGTTTGAGCAGACCTACTCTGAAGTGGAAGGTGATAGCGCCGCAGTGGGCGAGTTGGCCGCCATCCTGTCCAGCCTCGCCGATCTCCCCGTTCGTCAATGGCTCGCCGTAACCGGCTCGGTCAACCAGCTGGGTGAGGTGCAGCCCATCGGCGGTGTGAATGAAAAGATCGAAGGATTCTTCGAGTCCTGTGTACGGCGGGGGCTGACCGGGAAACAGGGCGTCATTGTCCCCGCCCGCAATACCAAACATCTCGCGCTGCGGCGCGAGGTCGTCGAGGCGGTGGAGTCCGGTCGCTTCACGATCTATGGGGTGAACACCATAGAAGAAGCCATCGAATTGCTCACCGGCGTGCCGGCAGGCGTGCGAGACCTCAATGGGGAGTATGCTCCCGACACGGTCTACGGCCGCGCGGCCCAACGACTCGCAGAGCTGGCTCAGGCCATCGCAGAATGGAGCGAGGGCGAAAGGAAGCCTAATGGACGCATTATCACAGAAGTCTAG
- a CDS encoding HPF/RaiA family ribosome-associated protein, with translation MQLEIESRNVEMTPRWKSEIETRMADLQQRHYDLIHGRVTLTKNPHHKKLDNVAEALIVLTLPGRQTMTARKEDKTFEEAIRTAFDAMAIELRKYREKRASTEVRTPPIPPLRGVICKLFPKEGYGFILKEGGGEVYFHKHALQGLTFEELNDGTDVAFNLEEGEKGPQATTVQRPSPLVL, from the coding sequence ATGCAGCTGGAAATTGAGAGCAGAAACGTCGAGATGACTCCCCGCTGGAAGAGTGAAATCGAGACCCGCATGGCAGACCTCCAGCAGAGGCATTACGATCTGATCCATGGGCGTGTCACCCTCACGAAAAATCCCCACCACAAGAAGTTGGACAATGTTGCCGAAGCGCTCATTGTCCTCACGCTCCCCGGTCGCCAGACCATGACGGCCCGTAAGGAAGACAAGACGTTCGAGGAGGCCATCCGAACAGCTTTCGACGCCATGGCTATCGAGCTCCGCAAGTACCGCGAGAAGCGGGCCAGCACCGAGGTACGTACCCCTCCGATCCCTCCATTACGCGGAGTGATCTGCAAACTGTTTCCAAAAGAAGGGTACGGATTCATCCTCAAGGAGGGCGGGGGCGAGGTGTACTTCCACAAACACGCGCTACAGGGTCTCACGTTCGAAGAATTGAACGATGGAACCGACGTTGCCTTTAACCTTGAAGAGGGCGAGAAAGGCCCTCAGGCCACGACGGTCCAACGTCCGTCCCCCCTCGTCTTGTAG
- a CDS encoding phosphotransferase, whose protein sequence is MLKKESLEQYLRGRFGFKATLLTYGAIGKESSKGTYKQYGYGSPVKLTFRIGRTIQSAVLETMSPGPFGHEHMADRAQAILWDYDSYGRLPRHVKALDVGAFTDDQQLISVAEAREFFVLTQWTEGTSYHSDLERLVKGGSLRKLDRERTIALARYLAEIHARKRRDPSLYRRRLRELIGHGECIMGLTDSYPDRYEFISADLLRGIEEACNRWRWRLRGETHRLSQVHGDFHPWNVLFRKGADFSVLDRSRGEWGEPADDVTSMTINYLFFSLCRWGTLKGPLEVLFRLFWDTYVEASRDHAVTESAAPFFAFRGLVLASPVWYPKLPIEVRRTIFRFIEHVLDEPYFDPSRVNEYCRA, encoded by the coding sequence ATGCTCAAGAAAGAGTCCCTGGAACAATACCTTCGCGGCCGGTTCGGTTTCAAGGCGACCTTGCTGACCTATGGGGCAATCGGGAAGGAAAGCTCGAAGGGCACCTACAAACAGTATGGGTATGGTTCACCGGTCAAATTGACATTTCGAATCGGGCGCACTATCCAGTCGGCGGTATTGGAGACGATGAGTCCTGGGCCGTTCGGTCATGAGCATATGGCGGACCGGGCCCAGGCAATCCTCTGGGATTATGACTCCTATGGCCGGCTACCGCGCCACGTGAAGGCTCTCGATGTCGGAGCCTTTACCGACGATCAGCAGCTGATCTCGGTGGCGGAGGCGCGCGAATTTTTTGTTCTGACTCAATGGACGGAGGGAACCAGCTATCATTCCGATCTGGAGCGATTGGTCAAAGGCGGAAGCCTCAGGAAACTGGATCGAGAGCGAACGATAGCCCTGGCACGTTATCTGGCGGAGATCCATGCCAGGAAACGGCGCGACCCCTCCCTCTATCGGCGCCGGCTCAGGGAATTGATCGGTCACGGCGAGTGTATTATGGGGCTGACCGACAGCTACCCGGACCGCTACGAGTTTATCTCGGCGGATCTCTTGCGCGGAATCGAAGAGGCTTGTAACCGGTGGCGCTGGCGCCTGCGCGGGGAGACCCACCGTCTCTCGCAAGTTCATGGAGACTTTCATCCCTGGAATGTCTTGTTCCGGAAAGGAGCGGATTTCTCCGTGCTCGACCGGTCACGCGGGGAGTGGGGGGAACCGGCGGACGATGTGACCTCGATGACGATCAATTATCTGTTTTTCTCACTCTGTCGCTGGGGCACATTGAAAGGGCCTTTGGAAGTGCTGTTCCGGCTCTTTTGGGACACCTATGTGGAGGCAAGCCGAGACCATGCGGTCACAGAGTCTGCTGCCCCCTTCTTTGCATTTCGAGGATTGGTCTTAGCGAGTCCCGTGTGGTATCCCAAGCTGCCGATCGAGGTGCGCCGGACCATCTTTCGATTTATCGAGCATGTGCTGGATGAGCCGTACTTCGACCCTTCGAGGGTGAATGAGTATTGCCGAGCCTAG
- a CDS encoding adenylyl-sulfate kinase, translating to MTIDHSSSFAIWITGLPASGKSTIVSALKPQLEGLGLTVEVLESDEVRRVITPRPTYSEAERDLFYRALAFTGQRLVAHGVTVIFDATASRRVYRDFARSAIPRFIEVAVECPLATCMERDKKGTYRKGQSGDSLTVPGLQSPYEVPIKPDLSIDSATIPSDKAASRIRDLVKAKFL from the coding sequence ATGACCATTGACCATTCTTCCAGCTTCGCGATCTGGATCACCGGCCTTCCGGCGTCGGGCAAGAGCACGATCGTCTCGGCACTAAAGCCCCAGCTCGAAGGACTTGGATTGACGGTCGAGGTATTGGAGTCTGATGAAGTAAGGCGGGTCATTACGCCGAGACCGACCTATTCGGAAGCGGAGCGGGACCTCTTCTACCGCGCCTTGGCTTTCACCGGGCAGAGGCTCGTCGCACATGGTGTGACCGTGATCTTCGATGCGACGGCGAGCCGCAGAGTCTATCGGGACTTTGCGAGGTCCGCGATCCCCCGCTTCATTGAGGTTGCCGTGGAATGTCCTCTTGCAACCTGCATGGAGCGGGACAAAAAAGGAACCTATCGAAAGGGCCAGTCGGGCGACTCTCTTACGGTCCCGGGGTTGCAATCTCCCTACGAAGTGCCGATCAAGCCGGATCTCTCGATCGACAGCGCCACCATTCCCTCAGACAAGGCGGCAAGCCGGATTCGCGACCTGGTCAAAGCGAAATTCCTATAG
- a CDS encoding alpha/beta fold hydrolase — protein MMTAMSQNRREFTPAPWLRHPDFMTVLPLCWPRRALLTGVPTESRLFTTEPHTQLLGHCHWQPHRTACQTLVLVHGLEGCSESHYMRGIAAKAYRAGCNVIRMNQRTCGGTEHLTPTLYNSGLSQDYRTVVQELAQVDGLDRIWLIGYSMGGNLVLKAAGEIGASEAALAGVIAVCPTIDPPQCIEALEQPRNRMYHRGFLRKLKARLRRKAALFPDKWDLTDLAGIAWMREFDDRYTAPDGGYTSGADYYQRTGARHVLESLAVPTLIITAQDDPFIPYAMFTGPLVQRHPQIRIIAPRHGGHCGFLHRARNGEDAYWAENRIVDFVLERT, from the coding sequence ATGATGACCGCTATGTCACAGAACCGGCGCGAATTTACACCGGCACCCTGGCTCCGCCATCCAGATTTCATGACGGTGCTCCCACTCTGTTGGCCTCGCCGGGCGCTCTTGACCGGCGTCCCGACCGAGTCGCGGCTCTTTACCACCGAGCCGCACACCCAGTTGCTCGGTCACTGCCACTGGCAGCCCCACCGTACGGCCTGCCAGACCCTGGTCCTCGTGCACGGCCTGGAAGGCTGCAGCGAGTCGCACTATATGCGCGGCATCGCCGCAAAAGCCTATCGTGCCGGCTGCAATGTCATCCGGATGAACCAGCGGACCTGTGGCGGGACCGAGCACCTGACGCCGACCCTCTACAACAGCGGCTTGAGTCAGGACTATCGCACCGTTGTCCAGGAATTAGCGCAAGTAGATGGACTCGATCGCATCTGGCTGATCGGCTATTCGATGGGCGGGAATCTGGTCCTCAAAGCCGCCGGTGAAATCGGCGCCTCAGAGGCAGCGTTGGCCGGCGTGATCGCGGTCTGCCCGACTATCGATCCTCCACAATGCATCGAGGCTTTGGAACAGCCTCGTAACCGGATGTATCACAGAGGCTTTCTCAGGAAACTGAAAGCCCGCTTGCGGCGAAAGGCCGCGCTCTTCCCCGACAAGTGGGATCTCACGGACCTCGCGGGCATCGCCTGGATGAGAGAATTCGATGACCGCTACACTGCGCCTGACGGAGGGTACACGAGCGGCGCCGACTACTACCAGCGGACCGGAGCCCGCCATGTACTTGAGTCCCTCGCCGTCCCTACCCTCATCATCACAGCCCAGGATGATCCCTTCATTCCCTACGCCATGTTTACAGGACCGCTGGTTCAGCGCCACCCGCAGATTCGGATCATCGCGCCGCGTCATGGGGGGCACTGCGGGTTCTTGCACCGGGCCCGTAATGGCGAAGATGCCTACTGGGCCGAAAATCGGATTGTGGACTTCGTGCTGGAACGGACGTGA